From the genome of Mycobacterium kansasii ATCC 12478:
GCCGAGAGCCTGCTGCTTACGGCCTACCAACCGCTCACCGCCGCGGCGGCGATCGCCGTTCCGCTGCCGCGTGGAGTCAACTCGCTGGGAGCTCCGCAGATCGCGGCTGCCGCCACGGCCGTGTTGTTCCTGACGCTGATGACCCGCGGCGGTCCTCGGCGGCGTCATGAATTGGCGTCGTTCGTCGCGATCACATCGATCGCGACCATTGCCGCCGCCGTCGCCTTCGGCTACGGCTACCAGCACTGGGTCCCTGCGGGCGCGATCGCATTCGGGCTGTTCATCGTCACGAATGCGGCCAAACTGACCGTCGCCGTCGCGCGGATTGCGCTACCGCCCATCCCCGTTCCGGGCGAAACCGTGGACAACGAGGAATTGCTCGATCCCGTCACCGCCCAAGACGCCACCAACGAGGAGACCCCGACCTGGCAGGCCATCATCGCGTCCGCGCCGGCGTCCGCCGCACGTCTGACCGAGCGCAGCAAACTGGCCAAGCAACTGCTCATCGGTTACGTCACGGCCGGGACCCTGGTCCTTGCCGCTGGTTCGATCGCGGTTGTGGTGCACGGACACTTCTTCGTGCACAGCCTGGTGGTCGCGGGCCTGATCACCGTGATCTGTGGGTTCCGGTCGCGGCTGTACGCAGACCGGTGGTGTGCGTGGGCAATGTTGGCGGCGGCCGTGGTGATTCCGACAGGTCTGGCGGTCAGGCTCAGCCTCTGGTACCCGCACTACGCCTGGCTGATGCTGACCATTTACCTCGCCACTGCTGTGGTGGCCCTGATTGTCGTGGGAGCGACGGCTCAGGTTCGTCGCGTCTCGCCGGTGATGAAGCGGATTCTGGAATTGATCGACGGCGCAATGGTGGCATCCATCGTTCCCCTGTTGCTGTGGATCACCAGTGTCTTCGACATGGTTCGTAATATCCGCTTCTGAGCTGTCGGCGTGGCTTTTATAGCGCTGCGCCGGTGACCGAAATTAGCGCGATTGGCCTTATGTGATGTCGGGTAAAATTTGCTCGATGGGTAACCTACAGAAGGGATTTTGCGATGGCTGAACCACTGGCCGTCGATCCCGCCCGCCTGATTGCCGCTGGAAGCAAACTCGCCGACCTCGTTTTCCCGACGCTTCCGGCACCAATCGCGGCGACTGGATCCGATCCGGTATCGGCAGCGATCAACGAGACGATGCCGGGAATCGAATCATTGGTTTCCGACGGTTTGCCCGGCGTCAGCGCCGCTCTCAAGCGGACGGCAACCAGCATGGCCACCGCGGCTGACATCTATAGCAAAGCCGATCAGTCGCTGGGCGACGCTTTGACGCAGTACCAGTTCGGCTCCGATGGCCAACAGCGCGAAGCCAGCGGAGTAGCCGGCGCCGCGGCAAGCCTGACCGGACAGTCTGCCCAATCGCTGGGTGCTCCAGCCGCGCAACTGCTGGGTGCTCCAGCCGCGCAACTGCTGAGTGCACCCGCGGGTGCGGTGTCGCAGCTCGGCCAGGCGGTAAGTGCTCAGGCCGAGGCGCTTTCGCCGCGGGTGGCTGCGACGGTGCCACAGGTCGTCCAGCTGGCCCCACAAGCCGGCCAGATGGCGCAGCAAGCATCTCCGATCGCACAGACCATCAGTCAGTCAGCGCAACAAGCGGCCTCACAGAGCTCGCAAGGCGCATCGCCCGCTCAGCTCGCCTCCGACACCAAGCCGGAGCAGCAGGGTCAGCTCGTCGATGACACCGAGAAAGACGAGGACAAAGACGACGAGGACGGTGCCGCAGCCGGCGCAGCCACGTTGGTCAGCGCTCCTGTGCACGCCGCAACGAGCGGCAACGCGTCGGCGGGCTCGGTCGCGACACCCGTCTAGCTCTAGCCGGCTACGCACCGCTTTCGCCGAGGTCTACCCCTCAGCTCAGCGCGACGTCCACTCGGAACTTTTCGGGCTCACTTAGACTTAGAACTCGGCGTCGCCTACGGCCCCGGGGCTGATGTGGCCCCGGGAATCAGCGGGTTCAGGATGCCGCGGTCAGGGCGCTGTCGAGCAAACCGGTGACATATCGCCAGTACAGCCAGTCCTCGACCGCAGGGCGCTGAGCCTCCGCGTCGGCCGCACCGTATGCCTGGTGCAGGGCGATCTCCTGGCAGTGCCCGGCATAGGCCCGGAACGCCCGCAGGTGGGCCACCTCGCGGCCGGTGGCGCTGCTGGTCATCGGCTTCATCAGCTCGAACCACAGCATGTGCCGCTCGTCGTCCGGCGGGTTGGCATCGGCCGGCGCCGGCGGCAACAGGCCAAGCAGCTGCAGGTCCTCGGTCTCGGCCAGCTGGGCCGCCGCTGAAGGATCCACCACCTCCAGCCGCGGACGGCCGGTCATCTTGCCGCTCTCGGGGATGTCGTCCGCTTCCAAAATGATCTTGGCCGCGCCGGGATCGGAATTGGCCAACTGTTCCGCGGTTCCGATAACCGCCCGCAGCTTCAGGTCGTGAAACGCGGCCCATCCCTGCACGGCCAGTATCGGGTAGGTGGCGAATTGTGCCTTTTCGTCGGCCGGAATGGCGTGATCGGCACTGGCCATGAACACGTTCGCGGGCAATTGCACGTGGTCGGGTATGTAGGCCAGGCCGTAGCTGTTGGCCACCACGATTTCGCCGTCGGTGGTCACCGCCGTGACCCAGAAGAACCCGTAATCCCCCTCGTCGTGGACGTCGGGCGCGTTCAATGCGGCTGCGATGCGACGCGCCAACCGCAGCGGGTCGGACTTGCTGCGGCGGGCACCGGACGCCGCGGCAATGGCATCGCGCGCCGCCCGCGCCGCCGAAACCGGCACCGACGGCAACACCGTGAGGTCGTCTGCCGACTCGCGCTTTTCCTTCTCCGGCGCCTCCGGCGGCGGCGCCGGTCGGGCCGGTGGCGCGATGCGCGCCGATGCCGGGCGGGGTGTCGCTGCTGCCGGTGCCCTGCCGGCTGGGCCCAACGGTGCCCGCCCAGTGGCGGCGCGCGAGCCCGCACTGGATGCGGCGCTCTGCCCGCTGCTCGGGCCGGCCCCCGCTGATGCTGCGGGAGCGGCGGTTCCACCGGACATTCCGCGCGCGGCAGCCGGCATCCCGCCCGCGGCTGCGGGTGCCATTGGCTGCGACGACGACCCGTCGTCGCCATGCGATGGGCCCGACGGAGCCGTCGGTTGCGCGGACGGCACCGACGGCGCCTCCGTCGCGGCGGCCGGCTTCACATGAGCGGGCTCGGTCGACGGGGTATGTGGCGTCGACGGGGTCCCAGGATCGCTCGGCATCGACGGCTGGCTCGGTGATGGCGACGGGCCCGCCGGGGCCGGTTGCGGGCTCGGCGCCGGCGCCGGCGCCGGTGTCGGTGAAACGGGAGTGGATGGGCCCGGGGCCGGCGCCGGGGCCGGGGCGGGATTGACCGGGGTGACCGGGGTGACCGGCTGCTCCGGTTTCGGCTTGACCGGGGTAACCGGGGTGACCGGCTTGGCCGGCTTGCCCGGGGTAACCGGTGGGATCGGGGTCACCGGCTTGCCCGGGGTAACCGGGGGGACCGGCCTGGGGGTGACGGGAGTAACCGGTACACCGGGGGTAACCGGTTTGCCCGGCGTGACCGGTGGGGCCGGGCGCGGGTTGACCGGAGTAACCGGTGCACCAGGTGTCACCGGCTTGTGGGGGTTGACCGGTGTCGGTTCGAAGGGCTTCGGGGCCGGGGGCGCGGGAGCAGGCTTACCCGGAGTTGGTACGACCAGCGACGGCACCTCGGGGGTGGGAGGCGTTACCTGGTGGAGCAGATCCTGGAGTGCGTTGTGCGGCGGTTTCCAGTTCTTGGACGCCGAGACCCGCTCAGCGGCTTCCGCCACCAGGCTGGCATTGGCGCTGTGCGTGGCGCGCACCAATGACTCGATGGCGGCTTTGCGCGCGTCGGCGTCCATGTCGCGGTCGTTCTCCAGAGCGAGTATTTCTCGTTGCGCCCCGTCCACGTTGTTGCCGATATCCGCCTTTGCCTGGGCTATCAACCCGCCAATGTGGCGGTGCCAGGTGATCACCGTTACCAGGTAATCCTGCAGCGTGCTCATTTGGCCGAGGTTTGCCCCCAGCGCACCGTTGGCGGCGTTGGCCGCACCACCGGTCCACACACCGCCGTCGAAGACCTCGACCTGTTGGTGGCGGCAGGCATCCATCACGTCGGTGAACTGGTGCAAGACCCGGTTGTACTGCTGCGCCCGGTCGTAGAAGGTGTCCTCATCGGATTCCGGCCACCCGTTCGGCTCGAGCATCTGCCCGGCGTACTCTCCTATCGGCCTCGGAATGCCCATCGCCTACTCTCCTCCCAACCGCCGCCAGGCCGCAGCGACGAGACCTGCCGGGTCGGTGCCAGCAGTGAATCGTTCGACCGGCGCGCACGTTCCATAGCCGCGGCGCCAGCTTTGATGCGGCGACGGCTGATGAGCGGTACCGGACGTCATGGTTAACAAGCCTAACCGAGGTTAAGACCAGCTAGATGCGGCAATTTGGGATCAGGACGGCCGCCGAATCCGGCTCCGCACGGACGCCGGCAGCCCTGGCATGGTGATCACTGCATCGCTCAAACCGCGATTGGACGGGGTGCGCGTAGCACGGCGCGAGACGGCGCGGAAACGCGCCGGAAGGGCTCGGCCGGTCGCTGAGCGTCAGCGTCCGGGCCGTCGCCGACGTGGCTGAGAAGCGAGCTAGATCAGCCCTTTGTTCATCGTGTCTGACAAGGCGGACAGGACCGCGACCAATTGCTCGCCCGCCGCGTCGTTGTAAGCCGTCGCCGCGGACTGTGCATTCATCAACGCTTCGTTGACCCGCGCTCCGACGACCTCCGCACCCACTTGCTTCAGCAGGCCCTCCTCGATACGGACCCCGGTGAGCCATTGGTGTCCGTTGATCGTCACCTCGACGGTCTCGGTCTCATCGGTGCCCCGGAAAGATCCGGTGTTCATCTGATTGAGCGTCCCATCGAGGGCCGTTTGGAACCGTGCCGCCAGCGCTAATGTCTGGGCGACATGCGGGTCCATTTCCATGCTGGTCACTTCGACTCCTTGCTGTCTTGACGACGACGGTTACCGATGACGGCCTCGGTCCACGCACGGTCCTCGGTGTATAGCGCCTCGTCGTCTTGCTGGGCGCCCTTGGACTTGGAGCTTCCCTGGCCCTGGCCGTGTGCCCCCATCGGCATTCCCATGCCGCCCCCGCCCATCCCACTGCCCGCGGCGGCCTTCCCCTGAGCCGCGCCGGCGATGTCGCCCGCGGCAGCCGGCCGCACCGAGTCGGTGCCCGCCAGGCCCGCCGGCTCCCCCAGCGGTGCCCCACCGATACCGCCGCCGCCTCCGCCGCCGCCCAGCGACATCGGCTTCATCCCCGGGTCCTTCGACAGGTTGGCTGCCGCCTGGTGAGCGGCAGACGTCAGTTCTGCGCTGGTCCCGGCCGGCATGCCACCGCCAGCCCCGCCGGCCGGGGCCATCGGCGCCATCGGCATCCCGGTCACGGGAGTTCCGCCCGAGCCGTCGCTGGGCGGCATCAAGAAGCTGGGGATCAATCCCTGCGGCTGAGCGGGCGGCGGTGGATCGATCTTGATGGCGGCTGGAGGCTTGGGCGGATTCACCGGTTCCAGGGTCGCCTTGGTGTTGTACTCGGAAAGCACCTGCTCCGACTTTTGCTGATATTCGGCGTAGAGCTTGATGGCTTGATCCTTATACGCGGGGTCTTTGGACAACTCCTCGAGCTTTGCGATGTCCGCTGACGAGGGGTGGGATCGAATCGCCCACACTTGCAGCTGCGCGATGTACTGAGCTTGCTTGGCCAGCGCAGCACTCAATTTGGCCATGTGGAGTATCCACTCCCGTTGTTGATCCAGCGAGGCCTCACACGCGGTAGCCGCGTCACCCTCCCAATTGTCAAAGGCACGGAACCGTTTGACATCCCCCTGCAACGCAAAGTTGTAATCGTTCCACGCGTTCGCGAAATCGACGAGCGATCGGCCTTGATCTCCGGATTCAAGCTTCACTGCCGCAGTCTTGAGATCGGTGAAGTCGGGATCACCAGCGGCCGCGACCGTCGGTGTGTCTTGCAGCCCAGCCGAGCTGTCTCCGCCAGCGCCGCCGGCCGATTGGGCCTCCACAGTTCCGCTGCCATCGCTGTTCAGGGCGGTCGCTGACTCGCTATCGACTTCGCCATACGCCTTGGCCGCGTTGCGCAGCGAGGTCGCCAGCTTCTGCCGCTCCTTGGCACCAGCCGCCAGGAACTCCCGCATGTTCTCCGCCGATAACGCGAGCTGTTGGGCCGCATTCTTGGCCGCCGTCAGCGCACATGGTGGATTGGGCACATCGGTGGGCGGAACCTTGCCCGGGGGCAATGGGGCCTCCACGTCGTTGGCCCTGGTCAGAATTTCTTGTTGATCCACCGTCACGGTTTGCGGCTGGCTCATCTCGGATCATCCTCCTTAGTGCTACAGCCATTATCGTCGCTGATGCGCGCGGTTCCTGCACCAAATATTTCGGCCGTGCCCGGGCTTGCCGACACTGTTCTACCTCGGCAGGGCCATCTGGTAGCGACTCTCTTCCGGCGGGGACACCCGCCGGATCGGCAACTCGCGATGCCGCGGGGTGCTGATGAGGTTGTGCCGCAGGACCACCTTGTCGACGCCCGAGTGCGGGCCCAGGTAGGTTGTCGCGTTCGGCCACGCGATCTTGGCCACCGGACCGATGTGCGCACCGATCAGGCCGGCGAACTGTTCGAAGTGCGGACCAACCGTCACGATTCCGCCGGCGGCGGCCGAGCGCACCGCGAACTGCGTGAAGGTTTGAGCGTCGCCCAGGTTGATGCTCACGTCCACGTCGTCGAACGGCATATATACCGGGTACCGGTTCACGGTTTGGCCGACCAGCACACCGGCCGATCCGATCGGGAGCTGACAGTGATGGTTGGGAACGAGGTTCTGCCCCTGCAACGCGGGCCGCTGGCCGCCGTAGAGGCGGGAGAAGCCGCGCGGCGTCTTCGGCTTGCCCACCGTGGTCAGCAGCACCGTGGACTGCGGTGGCATCCCGGGAGCGATGCGGACCCTGGTGACGATGTGGTCGGCGCGTGCCGACCACCACAAGTCCGGGCCGCCCGGTGCGGTGTAGGCGGCGGTGTACGCGTCGCGGCCTTTGATCATCGACCACTTCTCCCGGACAAAGCCGATGTCGATGGCGTGGTCGTAATCGTCGAAGCTGCGCCCGCACACCGCGTCGACACCATTGCTGGCCAGGCTGTCGGCGATTCGAGTGGCCGAGGCCACCAGATACCGGGCCAGCCCGGCGACCCCGGCGTCACGCCGCTGCGCCGACTTGTGGGTACGTTCGGGGTTGGCGCGCAACATGATCCACGTCCGGCGGTTCGCCGGCGCCGGGTCGGCGCCGATCACCCGCTGGTAGAGGTTCACCACATCCGGCGAGGCCGTGTTGCCGACACGGTAGCCTGCCGACACGACGTCTGCTTCCAAGTCGGGGCAGTGCACCGCCAGCAGCTCCTCCAACAGCCGGGTGTCCAAGACGTCGTCGGTGTGGGCTTGCCCGTCGACGATGACCGTTGGGGTGAACGGTCGTGGCTTGAGTTCGATGACCGCGATCAGGCATTCGCGTCGCCACCGCACCGCGACGTGGTCCCCGGGCTTGACGGTGGCACCGACGACCGGCTCGGAAGGAACGTCGGGCGGCTTGCGGCGCCGGCGCAGCCACACGAACATCGTTGCGACCCAGCCGGTTACCCGACGGCCGAAGAAGGTCACCGTGGCCACGATGGTGGCTACCGCGACTATCGCTATGCCCGCCCACCAGTAGCGCGTGTGCAGGAACAGCATGATGCAGGGCGGGCCCAGCGCCGCGACGACCAATGTGTGACCGGTGCTGAACCGTAACCGTATTGGACTGAACGGATTCCTCATCGGCGCCTCAGCGCCCGCGCGCTC
Proteins encoded in this window:
- the eccD gene encoding type VII secretion integral membrane protein EccD, yielding MSAPAVAAPAAAAGTTPPKPATTRVTILTGKRMTDLVLPAAAPMETYIDDTVAVLADLLEDTPPDVLAGFDFSAQGVWAFARPGFPPLRLDQSLDEAGVVDGSLLTLVTVSRTERYRPLVEDVIDAIAVLDESPEFDRSALDRFVHVAIPVMTLPITVVAVRAWWATGRSPFWPLAIGIIGVVVLVGCFVAKRFYQKLDLAESLLLTAYQPLTAAAAIAVPLPRGVNSLGAPQIAAAATAVLFLTLMTRGGPRRRHELASFVAITSIATIAAAVAFGYGYQHWVPAGAIAFGLFIVTNAAKLTVAVARIALPPIPVPGETVDNEELLDPVTAQDATNEETPTWQAIIASAPASAARLTERSKLAKQLLIGYVTAGTLVLAAGSIAVVVHGHFFVHSLVVAGLITVICGFRSRLYADRWCAWAMLAAAVVIPTGLAVRLSLWYPHYAWLMLTIYLATAVVALIVVGATAQVRRVSPVMKRILELIDGAMVASIVPLLLWITSVFDMVRNIRF
- a CDS encoding YbaB/EbfC family nucleoid-associated protein; this translates as MEMDPHVAQTLALAARFQTALDGTLNQMNTGSFRGTDETETVEVTINGHQWLTGVRIEEGLLKQVGAEVVGARVNEALMNAQSAATAYNDAAGEQLVAVLSALSDTMNKGLI
- a CDS encoding PPE domain-containing protein; its protein translation is MSQPQTVTVDQQEILTRANDVEAPLPPGKVPPTDVPNPPCALTAAKNAAQQLALSAENMREFLAAGAKERQKLATSLRNAAKAYGEVDSESATALNSDGSGTVEAQSAGGAGGDSSAGLQDTPTVAAAGDPDFTDLKTAAVKLESGDQGRSLVDFANAWNDYNFALQGDVKRFRAFDNWEGDAATACEASLDQQREWILHMAKLSAALAKQAQYIAQLQVWAIRSHPSSADIAKLEELSKDPAYKDQAIKLYAEYQQKSEQVLSEYNTKATLEPVNPPKPPAAIKIDPPPPAQPQGLIPSFLMPPSDGSGGTPVTGMPMAPMAPAGGAGGGMPAGTSAELTSAAHQAAANLSKDPGMKPMSLGGGGGGGGIGGAPLGEPAGLAGTDSVRPAAAGDIAGAAQGKAAAGSGMGGGGMGMPMGAHGQGQGSSKSKGAQQDDEALYTEDRAWTEAVIGNRRRQDSKESK
- the eccE gene encoding type VII secretion protein EccE, whose translation is MRNPFSPIRLRFSTGHTLVVAALGPPCIMLFLHTRYWWAGIAIVAVATIVATVTFFGRRVTGWVATMFVWLRRRRKPPDVPSEPVVGATVKPGDHVAVRWRRECLIAVIELKPRPFTPTVIVDGQAHTDDVLDTRLLEELLAVHCPDLEADVVSAGYRVGNTASPDVVNLYQRVIGADPAPANRRTWIMLRANPERTHKSAQRRDAGVAGLARYLVASATRIADSLASNGVDAVCGRSFDDYDHAIDIGFVREKWSMIKGRDAYTAAYTAPGGPDLWWSARADHIVTRVRIAPGMPPQSTVLLTTVGKPKTPRGFSRLYGGQRPALQGQNLVPNHHCQLPIGSAGVLVGQTVNRYPVYMPFDDVDVSINLGDAQTFTQFAVRSAAAGGIVTVGPHFEQFAGLIGAHIGPVAKIAWPNATTYLGPHSGVDKVVLRHNLISTPRHRELPIRRVSPPEESRYQMALPR